The following proteins are encoded in a genomic region of Sorangiineae bacterium MSr12523:
- a CDS encoding ABC transporter permease, which produces MLIAKYNLRSLLARKTTAVATALGVALATLVFAASWMLAAGVTKTLGEGGRDDTALVLRKGSDAELNSSFDAQALALVLSAPGVKNENGAPLGSAETVVVAAVPKSGGEGMSNVTLRGVDPQSYALHSELVIVEGQKPRPGTDEAIIGSRLRGRFQGLDLGKSFELRKNRPVTIVGVFEDRGHASESEVWIDRPVLSAAFGRTATVSSVHVRLTDKEQFAAFESAVEHDKRLALDAIEEPVFLEHQSEGLSMFLRIMGTLIGVFFSLGAMLGATMTMHAAVANREREIGTLRALGFPRRKILVGFLVEAMTLTAAGGALGVLLSTCLSRVKISMINYATWSELVFTFSPTAEILVKAVVFAALMGLIGGFFPAYRASRISPLAALRS; this is translated from the coding sequence ATGCTCATTGCAAAGTACAATCTTCGTAGTCTGCTCGCGCGCAAGACGACCGCAGTTGCGACCGCGCTGGGTGTTGCCCTCGCAACCCTGGTGTTCGCGGCATCGTGGATGCTTGCGGCCGGCGTGACCAAGACGCTGGGCGAAGGCGGAAGGGACGATACGGCCTTGGTGCTTCGAAAGGGGAGCGATGCGGAGTTGAACAGCAGCTTCGATGCGCAGGCACTCGCGCTCGTGCTTTCCGCGCCCGGCGTGAAAAACGAGAACGGTGCGCCGCTCGGGTCTGCGGAGACGGTGGTGGTCGCCGCCGTGCCCAAGTCGGGCGGCGAGGGGATGAGCAACGTGACGCTGCGGGGCGTGGATCCGCAGTCGTACGCGCTTCATTCGGAGCTCGTGATCGTCGAAGGGCAGAAGCCGCGGCCGGGCACCGACGAGGCCATCATCGGCTCGCGGTTGCGCGGGCGCTTCCAGGGGCTCGATCTCGGTAAGTCGTTCGAGCTCAGGAAAAATCGGCCGGTCACCATCGTTGGCGTCTTCGAGGACCGCGGCCACGCGTCGGAGTCGGAGGTGTGGATCGATCGCCCGGTGCTGTCGGCGGCCTTCGGTCGCACGGCCACCGTGTCGTCGGTGCACGTGCGTTTGACCGACAAGGAGCAGTTCGCGGCCTTCGAGTCCGCGGTGGAGCACGACAAGCGCCTGGCGCTGGATGCCATCGAGGAGCCGGTCTTCCTGGAGCACCAGTCCGAAGGGCTCAGCATGTTCTTACGGATCATGGGCACATTGATTGGAGTCTTCTTTTCGCTGGGTGCCATGCTCGGGGCCACCATGACGATGCACGCGGCCGTAGCCAACCGCGAGCGCGAGATCGGCACCTTGCGCGCCCTGGGATTTCCCCGGCGAAAGATTCTCGTGGGCTTCCTCGTCGAGGCGATGACCCTGACGGCCGCGGGCGGCGCCCTCGGCGTGCTTCTCTCGACGTGCCTCTCCCGCGTGAAAATCTCGATGATCAACTACGCGACGTGGTCCGAGCTCGTTTTCACGTTCTCGCCCACCGCGGAAATCCTGGTGAAGGCCGTCGTCTTCGCCGCCCTCATGGGCCTCATCGGCGGCTTCTTCCCCGCCTACCGCGCCTCGCGGATATCACCTCTCGCCGCACTTCGAAGCTAG